A stretch of the Peromyscus leucopus breed LL Stock chromosome 10, UCI_PerLeu_2.1, whole genome shotgun sequence genome encodes the following:
- the Naa11 gene encoding N-alpha-acetyltransferase 11 has protein sequence MNIRNARPDDLMNMQHCNLLCLPENYQMKYYFYHGLSWPQLSYIAEDEGGKIVGYVLAKMEEDPDDVPHGHITSLAVKRSHRRLGLAQKLMDQASRAMIENFGAKYVSLHVRKSNRAALHLYSNTLHFQVSEVEPKYYADGEDAYAMKRDLSQMADELRQQLVLKKGRYVVLGSGENQEAQGGTLPGAEEACQLENPAGEDKSNDSSDARDNSEGLDSTS, from the coding sequence ATGAACATCCGCAACGCCCGGCCCGACGACCTCATGAACATGCAGCACTGCAACCTGCTCTGCCTGCCGGAGAACTACCAGATGAAGTACTACTTCTACCACGGCCTGTCGTGGCCCCAACTCTCCTACATCGCCGAGGACGAGGGCGGCAAGATCGTGGGCTACGTCCTGGCCAAGATGGAGGAGGACCCCGATGACGTCCCCCACGGGCACATCACCTCGCTGGCTGTGAAGCGCTCGCACCGGCGCCTCGGCCTGGCGCAGAAGCTGATGGACCAGGCCTCCCGGGCCATGATCGAGAACTTCGGCGCCAAGTACGTGTCCCTGCACGTCAGGAAGAGCAACCGGGCTGCTCTGCACCTCTACTCTAACACCCTCCACTTCCAGGTTAGTGAGGTGGAACCCAAGTACTATGCCGACGGGGAAGATGCTTACGCCATGAAGCGCGATCTCTCCCAGATGGCAGATGAGCTGAGACAGCAGCTGGTGCTGAAGAAGGGCAGATATGTGGTTCTGGGCTCCGGGGAGAACCAGGAGGCCCAGGGCGGCACTCTTCCTGGTGCCGAAGAGGCGTGTCAGCTGGAGAACCCTGCAGGTGAAGACAAGAGCAATGACAGCTCTGATGCCCGGGACAACTCAGAGGGCTTGGATTCCACCTCCTAG